In the Nitrospirota bacterium genome, CAAACCGACAAGGTCCAGCAGATTCGCGCCTTCCTCGAATTCAACCAGAACATCCAGATCGCTACCCTCCTTCTGCTCTCCTCTCACATACGAGCCGAAAATGCCTTTTATTTCCGCCTTGAAGCGCTTTCTTGCTTCTGCCTTCAGGCTGCTGAGGATCGCAGAAATTTCGCCTGAAGAAATCTTATCCTTATTTCTCATATCTATCACCCTTCCTTCATGACCTCTTGTACAGTCTCTTTATCCTCCTCCTGATTCATAAATGCTCAATATTCTTTTTCTATTATATTATATCTTATCTTATCTTATCTTATCTTATCCCTCCACCCTCGCCTCAAGCTCGGATTTGAAGGCTTTATAAGTCTTTTCCCTCAATGCCTTGAAGAATAAATCATAACTCATTTTTCTACTTCTGGATAAATATTA is a window encoding:
- a CDS encoding nucleotidyltransferase family protein, which encodes MRNKDKISSGEISAILSSLKAEARKRFKAEIKGIFGSYVRGEQKEGSDLDVLVEFEEGANLLDLVGLAIFLEEKLKLKVDVVPESALRKEIKDIVLRGKVAV